One genomic segment of Capricornis sumatraensis isolate serow.1 chromosome 6, serow.2, whole genome shotgun sequence includes these proteins:
- the C6H8orf58 gene encoding uncharacterized protein C8orf58 homolog translates to MLGRRRVFAVELLGGHDGAGEDLVHGCVVPGVISTYRQIPDVAPVCSSDSWKRHDQLRGPQGQAPLLKLASQDSGVEMAVGDSSPATSPGFSQDSLNFEPLGNSESLALGALEPPAHLSRLLASRKLEQVLERSHQLSVPPTSLSQHCHSPKLSPKCEMPHSEARGPEATEAESDLEDGLEQAEVVEDLGPEACSGLPGQGLRYLEHLCVVLEQVANLQQLCLQLQTQRGPGDPEEEAETTLVPSPLPSYAPGSEVRGPWERLSQTEETGAKTASPPKVGAPSASPPRLSEALAEPAHTFSSSQEHKGDHSHWNKVKVLLNRIRWGSPRPAELAASADGPVPRIASRDLPERPLGHPLQKTFMPSLVVKKKQDKNLSVH, encoded by the exons ATGCTGGGCCGGCGGCGCGTCTTCGCCGTGGAGCTACTGGGCGGCCATG ATGGGGCTGGCGAGGACCTGGTACATGGTTGTGTAGTGCCTGGAGTCATCAGCACCTACAGGCAGATCCCAGATGTGGCTCCAGTTTGCTCATCAGACTCCTGGAAGAGGCACGACCAGCTGAGAGGTCCCCAGGGGCAGGCACCGCTTCTCAAACTGGCCTCCCAGGACTCAGGAGTGGAGATGGCAGTTGGCGACAGCTCCCCGGCCACCTCACCTGGCTTTTCTCAAGACTCTCTGAACTTTGAGCCCCTGGGGAACTCTGAGTCCCTAGCCCTTGGTGCCCTGGAGCCTCCTGCCCACCTAAGCCGGCTTCTAGCCAGCCGTAAGCTGGAGCAGGTGCTGGAGCGCTCCCACCAGCTCTCAGTTCCCCCTACCAGTTTATCTCAACACTGCCACTCCCCAAAGCTGTCGCCTAAGTGTGAAATGCCCCATTCTGAAGCAAGAGGACCGGAggccacagaggcagagagtgaTTTAGAGGATGGCCTGGAACAAGCAGAGGTG GTGGAGGACTTGGGGCCTGAGGCCTGCTCCGGCCTTCCGGGGCAGGGTCTTCGCTATTTGGAGCACCTGTGCGTGGTGCTGGAGCAGGTGGCAAATCTACAGCAGCTCTGTCTGCAACTGCAGACTCAGAGGGGCCCTGGG GATCCTGAAGAGGAGGCGGAGACAACCCTGGTGCCTTCACCTCTGCCTTCTTATGCCCCAGGCAGTGAGGTGCGTGGGCCGTGGGAACGGCTCAGCCAGACAGAGGAGACAG GAGCAAAAACAGCTTCACCCCCAAAGGTAGGGGCGCCCAGTGCCAGTCCTCCCAGGCTGTCAGAGGCCCTGGCAGAGCCAGCTCACACCTTCTCATCCTCCCAGGAACACAAG GGGGATCACTCCCACTGGAACAAAGTCAAGGTCCTGCTCAACAGGATCAGGTGGGGCAGCCCTCGACCTGCTGAACTTGCCGCCTCTGCTGATGGTCCTGTCCCCAG GATTGCATCAAGGGACCTCCCTGAAAGGCCTCTGGGCCATCCCCTCCAGAAGACCTTTATGCCATCATTAGTGGTTAAgaagaaacaagacaaaaaccTCTCTGTACACTGA